DNA from Larimichthys crocea isolate SSNF chromosome XIII, L_crocea_2.0, whole genome shotgun sequence:
CATCATTATctcatggaaaaaaacaaacaaaaattaaacaattaaaaaaaacatatagttTGTGGTGATTTTTAATATCTAATTTTACAGACCCATGCCCGGAGACGGGGTCTctgcatttcacacacacaaagtagcACGACATTTGCTGTatcattgtttttgtggtttagTCTGTCAAATTGATCAGACTTACAGAAATGTGGTATCTGCCGCGGATGCTTGTCCTTAGAGCAATCATGGCACCAGGAAGGAAGGGCACGCAGCAGCTATCCCCGTTGTCCTGAGCCACCTTACAGGCCAGGATACAAGGGACGAACGACGCACAAAGACCTGGAGGTGAGTGACATATTGTCGTATTTATTTCATGGTGTCTGCTAAGTTCTGCTTATTTCCACAAACACATATGAACACTTACAGATGCCGCAGTCTTCGCAGCAGTCGCACACATTTGAACTCCAATCTGACATTCCAGAGGAGACAGTGTACTGTGTGACGGACACCTGAGGCTGAG
Protein-coding regions in this window:
- the cnfn gene encoding cornifelin homolog; translation: MAFQSNVISSQPQVSVTQYTVSSGMSDWSSNVCDCCEDCGICLCASFVPCILACKVAQDNGDSCCVPFLPGAMIALRTSIRGRYHISGSVCDDWVVMACLPLCGLCQMAREQKMRG